A genomic stretch from Porphyromonadaceae bacterium W3.11 includes:
- a CDS encoding helix-turn-helix domain-containing protein, whose protein sequence is MEVIGFESDAFQDLLERIKKIEGFVERSSSLLQEIDEELEMTSKDVMNVLNISKSTLYRWRKSQMIPFRFTGNGDVRYPYKSVCNAIKSNRLTVVGLTSDDALRELNKYKDNIILSCCSTKSITEESDD, encoded by the coding sequence ATGGAAGTAATAGGATTTGAAAGTGATGCTTTTCAAGATCTTTTAGAACGGATTAAGAAGATTGAGGGCTTTGTCGAACGGAGCTCCTCACTCCTTCAAGAGATAGACGAAGAGCTTGAGATGACCTCTAAAGATGTGATGAACGTATTAAACATATCAAAGTCCACACTCTATCGATGGCGAAAATCACAAATGATACCATTCCGATTTACGGGCAATGGTGATGTACGCTATCCTTATAAAAGTGTATGTAATGCTATTAAGAGTAACCGACTCACAGTTGTGGGGCTTACTTCAGATGATGCCCTAAGAGAATTAAACAAATACAAGGACAATATAATACTAAGCTGTTGTTCAACAAAATCGATAACAGAAGAGAGTGATGATTGA